One part of the Lycium ferocissimum isolate CSIRO_LF1 chromosome 8, AGI_CSIRO_Lferr_CH_V1, whole genome shotgun sequence genome encodes these proteins:
- the LOC132068813 gene encoding mitochondrial-processing peptidase subunit alpha-like: MYRALKVRGGSRVLARFSSSTAVATKPSGGLFSWLTGGGSDSLPPLDFALKDVQLPPPLPDYVEPGKTKITTLTNGLKIASETSASPAASIGLYVDCGSIYETPASYGATHFSERMAFKSTLNRSHLRIVREVEAIGGNVNAAASREHMIYTYDALKTYVPQMVELLVDCVRNPAFLDWEVNEQLEKVKAEIDEYSKNPQHLLLEAVHSAGYSGPYGNSLAATEASVNRLNSTVLEEFVAENYTAPRIVLSASGVEHEELLKVAEPLLSDLPKVPRTEEPTPMYVGGDYRRQADSGMTHFALAFEVPGGWLKEKDAMTLTVLQMLMGGGGSFSAGGPGKGMYSRLYLRVLNAYPQIHAFSAFSSIYNNTGLFGIQAATTSDFAPRAIEVAVKELTAVANPGEVDQVQLDRAKQSTKSAILMNLESRMVASEDIGRQILTYGERKPVEHFLKAIDAISANNIASVAQKLISSPLTMASYGDVLSLPTYDAVSSRFHSK; encoded by the exons GTTCGTGGAGGCAGTAGGGTCTTGGCAAGATTTTCAAGCTCAACTGCAGTTGCAACCAAGCCATCGGGGGGCCTCTTTAGTTGGTTAACTGGTGGCGGGTCAGATTCATTACCCCCTCTGGACTTCGCCCTCAAGGATGTTCAGCTCCCTCCACCATTACCTGATTATGTTGAACCTGGAAAGACCAAGATAACAACTCTCACAAATGGTCTCAAAATAGCATCAGAAACATCAGCA AGCCCTGCCGCCTCAATTGGCTTATACGTAGATTGTGGCTCAATTTATGAAACACCAGCTTCATATGGAGCCACACACTTCTCGGAACGCATGGCCTTCAAAAGCACATTAAACCGAAGCCACTTACGTATTGTACGGGAAGTTGAAGCAATTGGTGGTAATGTAAATGCTGCTGCCTCACGAGAGCATATGATATACACTTACGATGCGTTGAAAACATATGTTCCTCAAATGGTGGAGCTGCTTGTTGACTGTGTTAGAAATCCAGCATTTCTGGATTGGGAAGTTAACGAACAG CTTGAGAAGGTTAAAGCCGAGATTGACGAATACTCCAAAAACCCCCAACACTTGCTTCTGGAGGCAGTTCACTCTGCCGGTTATTCTGGTCCATATGGGAACTCTCTAGCAGCCACAGAAGCCTCAGTGAACAGGTTGAACAGCACTGTACTGGAGGAGTTCGTAGCT GAGAATTATACTGCTCCTCGGATTGTTCTTTCTGCATCAGGTGTTGAACATGAAGAATTGTTAAAAGTTGCAGAGCCTCTTTTATCCGACTTACCTAAGGTGCCCCGCACTGAGGAGCCAACACCTATGTATGTAGGAGGTGATTACCGCCGTCAAGCTGATTCAGGG ATGACTCATTTTGCACTTGCTTTTGAAGTTCCTGGTGGCTGGCTTAAGGAAAAGGACGCAATGACTTTAACTGTTCTTCAG ATGCTTATGGGAGGAGGTGGATCTTTCTCAGCTGGCGGTCCCGGAAAAGGGATGTATTCTAGACTAT ATCTCCGTGTCTTGAATGCATATCCACAGATCCATGCCTTTTCCGCATTCAGCAGCATTTATAATAACACTGGACTATTTGGAATTCAAGCAGCCACA ACCTCAGATTTTGCACCAAGAGCTATTGAAGTAGCGGTTAAAGAGCTTACTGCAGTTGCAAACCCTGGCGAAG TTGACCAGGTACAGCTAGACCGTGCAAAACAGTCGACGAAGTCTGCTATTCTGATGAACCTGGAATCTCGT ATGGTTGCATCAGAAGATATTGGGAGACAAATTTTGACTTATGGAGAGCG GAAACCAGTGGAGCATTTCTTGAAAGCCATTGATGCAATTTCAGCAAATAATATTGCTTCCGTAGCACAAAAGCTTATTTCTTCTCCCCTGACAATGGCATCCTATGGAGACG TTCTTTCACTCCCCACATACGATGCGGTTAGCAGCAGGTTCCattccaaataa